From the genome of Bombus huntii isolate Logan2020A chromosome 14, iyBomHunt1.1, whole genome shotgun sequence, one region includes:
- the LOC126872910 gene encoding WD repeat-containing protein 37 isoform X3, which produces MPGEPSMTSGNKSAGKIKRISIPRVQSSTDTELQSQSGSTPLQPTALHYAAFRTDPDDNILPPALRCRLFELFQQIEKEFEILYTENLGLQEKIDTLNERLERECYGSGERSLPLGDVADFPDTKSLSKQKSMAGNSAPKTKTTSNKLKAQTSKIVSSFKTPTMTCSMQREYFGHRDGVWEVSVGRAGQIIATASADHSARVWAMDSGRCLLQYIGHSGSVNSVRFHPTKELALTSSGDNTAHVWQAAVDWDLPKRQNSSEDLSGLSSDRNLSGVIALNEEQEEPPTLRTPIRELLGHTGVVMAADWLPDAEQIVTASWDRTANLYDVETGEIIHTLCGHDQELSHVSTHHTQRLCVTSSKDSTFRLWDFREPIHSVSVFQAHTETVTSAVFTREDKIVSGSDDRSVKVWELRNIRSPLATIRGDSAANRLAVSSTSIVAIPHDNRQIRLFDLNGQRLARLPRTSRQGHQRMVSSVAWAEDSGGVCNLFSCGFDRLVLGWSIIPLKEC; this is translated from the exons ATGCCTGGAGAACCATCTATGACTAGTGGAAATAAAAGTGCTGGGAAAATCAAACGGATTTCTATTCCAAGAGTACAAAGTAGTACAGATACAGAATTGCAATCACAAAGTGGATCTACTCCATTGCAACCAACTGCACTTCACTATGCAGCTTTTCGTACAGACCCTGATGATAATATACTTCCACCAGCTTTACGATGTCGACTTTTTGaattatttcaacaaatagaaaaagaatttgAGATTCTTTACACAGAAAATTTGGGAT TACAAGAGAAGATAGATACTCTTAATGAGAGGCTTGAAAGAGAGTGTTATGGTTCTGGAGAACGGAGCTTACCTCTTGGAGATGTTGCAGACTTTCCAGATACAAAAAGTCTTTCCAAACAAAAAT CTATGGCAGGGAATTCAGCACCAAAAACAAAAACAACTTCTAATAAGTTAAAAGCACAAACTAGTAAAATAGTTTCCAGTTTTAAAACACCAACTATGACATGTAGTATGCAAAGAGAATATTTTGGGCATCGGGATGGTGTTTGGGAAGTTTCTGTTGGAAGAGCAGGTCAAATTATTGCTACAGCTTCTGCTGATCACAGTGCTAGAGTTTGGGCTATGGACAGTGGGCGTTGTTTATTGCAGTATATTG GTCATTCTGGCTCTGTTAACTCCGTACGTTTTCATCCTACCAAAGAGTTGGCACTCACGTCAAGTGGAGATAATACTGCTCATGTGTGGCAAGCTGCTGTAGATTGGGATTTACCTAAAAGACAGAATTCATCTGAAGACCTTTCAGGGTTGAGTTCTGATAGAAATCTTAGTGGTGTGATTGCTTTGAATGAGGAACAAGAAGAACCACCTACACTAAG AACTCCAATACGAGAGTTATTAGGACATACGGGTGTCGTAATGGCTGCAGATTGGTTACCTGATGCAGAGCAGATAGTCACTGCTTCTTGGGATAGAACTGCAAATCTTTATGATGTAGAAACTGGAGAAATTATTCACACATTATGTGGACACGATCAAGAACTTTCTCATGTATCAACTCATCATACGCAACGACTTTGCGTTACTTCGAGTAAGGACAGTACTTTTCGTCTGTGGGATTTTAGGGAGCCCATTCATTCGGTTTCCGTTTTCCAAGCACATACTGA gACTGTGACATCAGCGGTCTTCACGCGTGAAGATAAAATCGTTTCCGGCTCGGATGATCGAAGTGTAAAAGTATGGGAATTACGAAATATACGAAGTCCTTTAGCTACAATTCGAGGTGACAGTGCCGCTAACCGATTAGCCGTATCAAGCACTAGCATCGTTGCAATTCCACATGATAATAGACAAATTAGATTATTTGATCTTAACGGTCAACGATTAGCTAGATTGCCTAGAACTAGCAGACAG GGTCACCAGAGAATGGTCTCGTCTGTAGCCTGGGCTGAAGATAGCGGGGGGGTCTGTAACTTATTCTCTTGTGGTTTTGATAGATTAGTTCTTGGATGGAGTATCATACCTCTTAAGGAATGttaa
- the LOC126872910 gene encoding WD repeat-containing protein 37 isoform X1 has protein sequence MYMHSEYLLSESKMPGEPSMTSGNKSAGKIKRISIPRVQSSTDTELQSQSGSTPLQPTALHYAAFRTDPDDNILPPALRCRLFELFQQIEKEFEILYTENLGLQEKIDTLNERLERECYGSGERSLPLGDVADFPDTKSLSKQKSMAGNSAPKTKTTSNKLKAQTSKIVSSFKTPTMTCSMQREYFGHRDGVWEVSVGRAGQIIATASADHSARVWAMDSGRCLLQYIGHSGSVNSVRFHPTKELALTSSGDNTAHVWQAAVDWDLPKRQNSSEDLSGLSSDRNLSGVIALNEEQEEPPTLRTPIRELLGHTGVVMAADWLPDAEQIVTASWDRTANLYDVETGEIIHTLCGHDQELSHVSTHHTQRLCVTSSKDSTFRLWDFREPIHSVSVFQAHTETVTSAVFTREDKIVSGSDDRSVKVWELRNIRSPLATIRGDSAANRLAVSSTSIVAIPHDNRQIRLFDLNGQRLARLPRTSRQGHQRMVSSVAWAEDSGGVCNLFSCGFDRLVLGWSIIPLKEC, from the exons atgtatatgcacaGTGAGTACTTATTAAGTG AGTCAAAGATGCCTGGAGAACCATCTATGACTAGTGGAAATAAAAGTGCTGGGAAAATCAAACGGATTTCTATTCCAAGAGTACAAAGTAGTACAGATACAGAATTGCAATCACAAAGTGGATCTACTCCATTGCAACCAACTGCACTTCACTATGCAGCTTTTCGTACAGACCCTGATGATAATATACTTCCACCAGCTTTACGATGTCGACTTTTTGaattatttcaacaaatagaaaaagaatttgAGATTCTTTACACAGAAAATTTGGGAT TACAAGAGAAGATAGATACTCTTAATGAGAGGCTTGAAAGAGAGTGTTATGGTTCTGGAGAACGGAGCTTACCTCTTGGAGATGTTGCAGACTTTCCAGATACAAAAAGTCTTTCCAAACAAAAAT CTATGGCAGGGAATTCAGCACCAAAAACAAAAACAACTTCTAATAAGTTAAAAGCACAAACTAGTAAAATAGTTTCCAGTTTTAAAACACCAACTATGACATGTAGTATGCAAAGAGAATATTTTGGGCATCGGGATGGTGTTTGGGAAGTTTCTGTTGGAAGAGCAGGTCAAATTATTGCTACAGCTTCTGCTGATCACAGTGCTAGAGTTTGGGCTATGGACAGTGGGCGTTGTTTATTGCAGTATATTG GTCATTCTGGCTCTGTTAACTCCGTACGTTTTCATCCTACCAAAGAGTTGGCACTCACGTCAAGTGGAGATAATACTGCTCATGTGTGGCAAGCTGCTGTAGATTGGGATTTACCTAAAAGACAGAATTCATCTGAAGACCTTTCAGGGTTGAGTTCTGATAGAAATCTTAGTGGTGTGATTGCTTTGAATGAGGAACAAGAAGAACCACCTACACTAAG AACTCCAATACGAGAGTTATTAGGACATACGGGTGTCGTAATGGCTGCAGATTGGTTACCTGATGCAGAGCAGATAGTCACTGCTTCTTGGGATAGAACTGCAAATCTTTATGATGTAGAAACTGGAGAAATTATTCACACATTATGTGGACACGATCAAGAACTTTCTCATGTATCAACTCATCATACGCAACGACTTTGCGTTACTTCGAGTAAGGACAGTACTTTTCGTCTGTGGGATTTTAGGGAGCCCATTCATTCGGTTTCCGTTTTCCAAGCACATACTGA gACTGTGACATCAGCGGTCTTCACGCGTGAAGATAAAATCGTTTCCGGCTCGGATGATCGAAGTGTAAAAGTATGGGAATTACGAAATATACGAAGTCCTTTAGCTACAATTCGAGGTGACAGTGCCGCTAACCGATTAGCCGTATCAAGCACTAGCATCGTTGCAATTCCACATGATAATAGACAAATTAGATTATTTGATCTTAACGGTCAACGATTAGCTAGATTGCCTAGAACTAGCAGACAG GGTCACCAGAGAATGGTCTCGTCTGTAGCCTGGGCTGAAGATAGCGGGGGGGTCTGTAACTTATTCTCTTGTGGTTTTGATAGATTAGTTCTTGGATGGAGTATCATACCTCTTAAGGAATGttaa
- the LOC126872913 gene encoding tRNA pseudouridine(38/39) synthase, whose protein sequence is MSSMDKKKTQETLEKEELQLLSKAELIEKIIKLEEENKQLKAARNKIKEKSKNKDIHKSQKPFDFSKCNKRHILLKFYYLGWNYNGYVVQESTDNTIEEHLFEALIKSCCIESRETSNYHRCGRTDKGVSSFSQVISIDLRSKLNPEDQCKLEDELPYCKILNRLLPSNIRCIAWCPASSNFSARFNCKFRTYKYFFPRGNLNIDSMDKAVKYTIGEHDFRNICKMDVANGVTNYQRKVIDAKVCLYRRDFRNISGYDVCQLIITSQAFLWHQIRCLMGVLFLIGQGNEKPEIILELLDIEKCPRKPQYNLAHEIPLNLWYCEYDTMEWYIDKDELINTIKFLQRDWTLNTVKSVMIENMLSDLENTTDCKDMLFQSDCLLLGIQPRVYQRLMKRPTCESLESKIKHYESKKKKKEDPDNSDDK, encoded by the exons ATGTCAAGTAtggataaaaagaaaacacaaGAAACTTTGGAGAAAGAAGAACTTCAGTTGCTCAGCAAGGCG GAACTGATagaaaagataataaaattggaagaagaaaataagcAACTGAAAGCAgcgagaaataaaataaaagaaaaatcaaaaaataaagatattcaTAAATCACAAAAACCATTTGATTTTTCAAA gTGTAATAAGAGAcatattcttttaaaattctattatctTGGATGGAATTATAACGGTTATGTTGTACAAGAAAGCACTGATAATACAATCGAGGAGCATTTGTTTGAAGCATTAATAAAAAGTTGTTGTATAGAGTCACGTGAAACATCAAATTATCATAGATGTGGGAGGACTGACAAAGGTGTCAGTTCATTTTCACAAGTGATTTCCATAGATTTAAGGAGTAAATTAAATCCAGAGGATCAATGTAAATTAGAAGATGAGCTTccatattgtaaaatattaaataggCTGCTCCCTTCTAACATAAGATGTATCGCATGGTGCCCAGCATCTAGTAATTTTTCAGCAAGATTTAACTGTAAATTTCGAACCTACAAGTACTTTTTCCCAAgaggaaatttaaatatagattCAATGGATAAAGCTGTTAAATATACTATAGGAGAGCAtgattttcgaaatatttgtaaaatggATGTTGCCAATGGTGTTACTAATTATCAAAGAAAAGTTATTGATGCAAAAGTATGTCTGTATCGTCGagattttagaaatatttcag GATATGACGTGTGTCAATTGATTATAACAAGTCAAGCATTTTTATGGCATCAAATTCGTTGCTTAATGGGTGTTTTGTTTCTTATTGGTCAAGGAAACGAGAAACCGGAAATTATTTTAGAGCTTCtagatattgaaaaatgtcCTAGGAAACCACAATATAATTTAGCTCATGAAATACCATTAAATCTTTGGTATTGTGAGTACGACACGATGGAGTGGTATATCGATAAGGATGAATtgataaatacaataaaatttttacaaaGAGATTGGACTTTGAACACAGTAAA ATCAGTTATGATTGAAAATATGTTATCGGATTTAGAAAATACAACGGATTGTAAAGATATGCTTTTTCAAAGTGATTGTCTATTACTTGGTATACAACCTAGAGTGTATCAACGTTTAATGAAACGACCTACTTGTG AAAGCttagaaagtaaaataaaacattacgaaagtaagaaaaagaagaaagaagaccCAGACAATAGCGACGATAAGTAA
- the LOC126872910 gene encoding WD repeat-containing protein 37 isoform X2, with protein sequence MYMHKSKMPGEPSMTSGNKSAGKIKRISIPRVQSSTDTELQSQSGSTPLQPTALHYAAFRTDPDDNILPPALRCRLFELFQQIEKEFEILYTENLGLQEKIDTLNERLERECYGSGERSLPLGDVADFPDTKSLSKQKSMAGNSAPKTKTTSNKLKAQTSKIVSSFKTPTMTCSMQREYFGHRDGVWEVSVGRAGQIIATASADHSARVWAMDSGRCLLQYIGHSGSVNSVRFHPTKELALTSSGDNTAHVWQAAVDWDLPKRQNSSEDLSGLSSDRNLSGVIALNEEQEEPPTLRTPIRELLGHTGVVMAADWLPDAEQIVTASWDRTANLYDVETGEIIHTLCGHDQELSHVSTHHTQRLCVTSSKDSTFRLWDFREPIHSVSVFQAHTETVTSAVFTREDKIVSGSDDRSVKVWELRNIRSPLATIRGDSAANRLAVSSTSIVAIPHDNRQIRLFDLNGQRLARLPRTSRQGHQRMVSSVAWAEDSGGVCNLFSCGFDRLVLGWSIIPLKEC encoded by the exons atgtatatgcaca AGTCAAAGATGCCTGGAGAACCATCTATGACTAGTGGAAATAAAAGTGCTGGGAAAATCAAACGGATTTCTATTCCAAGAGTACAAAGTAGTACAGATACAGAATTGCAATCACAAAGTGGATCTACTCCATTGCAACCAACTGCACTTCACTATGCAGCTTTTCGTACAGACCCTGATGATAATATACTTCCACCAGCTTTACGATGTCGACTTTTTGaattatttcaacaaatagaaaaagaatttgAGATTCTTTACACAGAAAATTTGGGAT TACAAGAGAAGATAGATACTCTTAATGAGAGGCTTGAAAGAGAGTGTTATGGTTCTGGAGAACGGAGCTTACCTCTTGGAGATGTTGCAGACTTTCCAGATACAAAAAGTCTTTCCAAACAAAAAT CTATGGCAGGGAATTCAGCACCAAAAACAAAAACAACTTCTAATAAGTTAAAAGCACAAACTAGTAAAATAGTTTCCAGTTTTAAAACACCAACTATGACATGTAGTATGCAAAGAGAATATTTTGGGCATCGGGATGGTGTTTGGGAAGTTTCTGTTGGAAGAGCAGGTCAAATTATTGCTACAGCTTCTGCTGATCACAGTGCTAGAGTTTGGGCTATGGACAGTGGGCGTTGTTTATTGCAGTATATTG GTCATTCTGGCTCTGTTAACTCCGTACGTTTTCATCCTACCAAAGAGTTGGCACTCACGTCAAGTGGAGATAATACTGCTCATGTGTGGCAAGCTGCTGTAGATTGGGATTTACCTAAAAGACAGAATTCATCTGAAGACCTTTCAGGGTTGAGTTCTGATAGAAATCTTAGTGGTGTGATTGCTTTGAATGAGGAACAAGAAGAACCACCTACACTAAG AACTCCAATACGAGAGTTATTAGGACATACGGGTGTCGTAATGGCTGCAGATTGGTTACCTGATGCAGAGCAGATAGTCACTGCTTCTTGGGATAGAACTGCAAATCTTTATGATGTAGAAACTGGAGAAATTATTCACACATTATGTGGACACGATCAAGAACTTTCTCATGTATCAACTCATCATACGCAACGACTTTGCGTTACTTCGAGTAAGGACAGTACTTTTCGTCTGTGGGATTTTAGGGAGCCCATTCATTCGGTTTCCGTTTTCCAAGCACATACTGA gACTGTGACATCAGCGGTCTTCACGCGTGAAGATAAAATCGTTTCCGGCTCGGATGATCGAAGTGTAAAAGTATGGGAATTACGAAATATACGAAGTCCTTTAGCTACAATTCGAGGTGACAGTGCCGCTAACCGATTAGCCGTATCAAGCACTAGCATCGTTGCAATTCCACATGATAATAGACAAATTAGATTATTTGATCTTAACGGTCAACGATTAGCTAGATTGCCTAGAACTAGCAGACAG GGTCACCAGAGAATGGTCTCGTCTGTAGCCTGGGCTGAAGATAGCGGGGGGGTCTGTAACTTATTCTCTTGTGGTTTTGATAGATTAGTTCTTGGATGGAGTATCATACCTCTTAAGGAATGttaa